TATTATTATACAGATACAAACATTTGAATAAAGCTATTGAAAATGCCGAAAAACTTGGATTCTCAGATGGTGCAGCATTATACCCAATGGTTACAATGAACGGTGAAGAATGTCATAATGAGTGGGAAATAACTTTCGAAGAAATTCACAGAAACGGAGCAATCGCTTTTGCCATTTATAATTATATTAGATATAGCGGCGATAAATCATATCTATCAGATTACGGACTTGAGGTATTAATTGGAATATCCAGATTTTGGAAACAAAGAGTTAATTTCTCAAATCAAAAAAATAAATATGTAATGCTGGGTGTTACCGGTCCTAATGAGTATGAAAATAATATAAATAACAATTGGTACACTAACAAAATTGCCTGCTGGACAATGAGTTATACAATTGAAACCATAAATTATCTTAAAAAATCCTTTCCTAAGAAATATAATTTGCTAAAAGAAAAACTTAAATTTGATGAAAAAAATGAAGCAGGGAAATGGAAAAAAATCATAGATAATATGTATTTTCCTGAAGATAAAGAATTAAATATTTTTCTTCAGCAAGACGGATATATGGACAAAGAACAAGTTTTGGTAAAAGACCTTAAACAAAGTGAAACACCAATAAATCAAAACTGGTCATGGGACAGAATATTGCGCTCATGTTTTATTAAGCAGGCAGATGTCTTACAAGGAATTTATCTTTTTGAAGATAAATATGATACGGAAACTATAAAAAGAAATTTTGATTTTTACGAATCCCGAACAGTACATGAATCTTCATTATCACCTTGTATTCATTCAATTATTGCTTCGAGAATCGGAGATATTAATAAGGCTTATGAACTTTACCTTAGAACTGCAAGACTTGATTTAGATGATTATAATAATGAAGTTGCTGAAGGATTACATATTACAAGTATGGCAGGAACATGGCTGTCAATTGTTGAAGGTTTTGGAGGTATGAGAATTCAAGAAGACCAATTATATTTTAATCCTTCGATACCTGAACAATGGAACTCTTTTTCTTTTAAAATCCTTTTTAGAGGAAATCTATTAAAAATTCTAATTAATAAACAAAAAATTGAAATTTTTAATCAAAGTAATACTCCTATATCTTTAATGATAAAAGATAAAAAAGTAAATATTCATGCTAATAAACAAATAATTTGTAAATTATAAATTTATATAATTATTTTTCGTAAGAAAACCCATATATTGTCATTTCTGTAGATGATAAGTAATTCGTGGATAAAATTGTTCAATTAGATCAATGAAACCTTGATTTAAAAAAAAATAATATCTTTGTATTATGATTAACAGGAAAGACATATTGATTATGAAAAAGATGATATATTAGCATTAGTTAAGCCTGCAAAAGAATTTAGACAAGAAATAGACAAGTTGATAAAGAAGCCGCTAACTGAGCACAACAATGTACCATAATGTATTGGATATGATGCGGTTAGGTTGAAAATTAATGAATTTAAATAAATCAAATAATGTTTTGAAAATAATATGCGTTAAAAATACTATACACTAAGTATGTACAATTAATTTATAATACTAATCACTTAAATAT
The Bacteroidales bacterium genome window above contains:
- a CDS encoding glycoside hydrolase family 65 protein; this translates as MNNYLEPNEWCIIEKGLKPENNRSSESIFSIGNGRMGQRANFEEKYSGDSLQGNYIAGIYYPDKTRVGWWKNGYPEYFAKVLNAPNWIGINIDIDGEPLDLAKNKIEKFERVLDMKNGLLKRSFIIKMPNDKKLKVDTERFLSIVDNEIGAIKYSVTPLNFNGEILITPYIDANITNEDSNYDEKFWDEINKKVLVHEGYITTKTKKLDFHVCTAMKFDIYKNQRINGIVAKTIEKEKFIGNTVKISANIDDEITVIKFGVVVTSENHDKSKLMDVAKQKIDYAYSKTHEIMFKEHTNAWAEKWEKSDITIDSDIAAQQAIRFNIFQLYQTYTGEDERLNIGPKGFTGEKYGGSTYWDTEAFCLPFYLRTSEPQVAKNLLLYRYKHLNKAIENAEKLGFSDGAALYPMVTMNGEECHNEWEITFEEIHRNGAIAFAIYNYIRYSGDKSYLSDYGLEVLIGISRFWKQRVNFSNQKNKYVMLGVTGPNEYENNINNNWYTNKIACWTMSYTIETINYLKKSFPKKYNLLKEKLKFDEKNEAGKWKKIIDNMYFPEDKELNIFLQQDGYMDKEQVLVKDLKQSETPINQNWSWDRILRSCFIKQADVLQGIYLFEDKYDTETIKRNFDFYESRTVHESSLSPCIHSIIASRIGDINKAYELYLRTARLDLDDYNNEVAEGLHITSMAGTWLSIVEGFGGMRIQEDQLYFNPSIPEQWNSFSFKILFRGNLLKILINKQKIEIFNQSNTPISLMIKDKKVNIHANKQIICKL